The following are encoded together in the Coffea arabica cultivar ET-39 chromosome 1c, Coffea Arabica ET-39 HiFi, whole genome shotgun sequence genome:
- the LOC140038285 gene encoding uncharacterized mitochondrial protein AtMg00310-like has protein sequence MANYWWEEVDRKAKVHWIGWKKMTKDKEAVGLGFKDLQMFNKALLAKQVWKLITQPNLLVSKVLKEKYYPKQSLVNCMVPNNASWIWKNISTVRMDVLEGIRRRIGNGRGTRIWEDKWIPNRSDGKPTIDKPHECQLKQVSELITNSRWNRVLIFKTFCP, from the coding sequence ATGGCTAATTATTGGTGGGAGGAGGTAGACAGAAAGGCAAAGGTGCACTGGATTGGATGGAAGAAGATGACAAAGGATAAAGAGGCTGTGGGATTGGGATTCAAAGACCTGCAAATGTTCAATAAAGCCTTGTTGGCAAAACAAGTTTGGAAGCTAATTACTCAACCAAACTTGCTTGTTAGTAAGGTTTTGAAGGAGAAATACTATCCCAAGCAGTCTCTTGTCAATTGTATGGTCCCCAataatgcctcctggatctgGAAAAATATTTCAACTGTAAGAATGGATGTGCTagaaggaataaggagaaggATTGGCAATGGCAGAGGAACAAGAATCTGGGAAGACAAGTGGATCCCAAACAGGTCAGATGGAAAACCAACAATTGATAAGCCACATGAATGCCAATTGAAACAGGTCTCAGAATTGATCACCAACAGCAGGTGGAATAGAGTTCTCATCTTTAAGACATTCTGCCCTTAA